The following nucleotide sequence is from Gammaproteobacteria bacterium.
CCGCTGGATCTAGGCATTGCAAAGTGTCAATTGATGGCGGCAGGAGTTGAAGGCAAGAGTGCTGGAAACCGTCGTATGCGGGTGGCCACGAAATATTTACAAAGCACGCGTCGTTACTTTGCTTCTAAAGGTCAGCAAGTAGAATTGATAAAGCTTTATGGTTCGATGGAACTCGCGCCATTATTGGGCTTGGCGGATTGTATCGTTGACCTGGTTGCAACCGGCAGCACACTAAAAGCAAATGGATTGGTGGCTACCGAGCATATTGCCGATATCAGTTCGCGTCTGATTGTTAACAAGGCAGCAATGAAGATAAAATCTGCTACACTTAAACCTTTAATTGAAGAATTCAGGCTAGCTGTCGAGAAACCATAGTATTTCCAAGAGAATATTCTCATAGAAATTCCAAGAAATTTATAAAGGTCAGGAAAGATCATCATGCAACATCAAACGGACGATCTCAGAATAGTAGAAACTAAAGAGGTTATTGCACCTTCTGAGATACGCCAAGAAATTCCCGTAAGTGAAAAATCTGCTCAGTGCGTTTTAACTGCGCGTAGTGCTGCGCAAAAAATCTTACATGGCGAAGATGATCGTTTACTAGTTATTGTCGGTCCGTGTTCGATTCATGATGCAGATGCTGCACGTGAATATGCAGGTCGTTTAACAAAAGTACGTGACGAGATAGCAGGTGACTTGATGATCGTCATGCGCGTGTATTTTGAAAAGCCGCGCACTACAGTGGGCTGGAAGGGTTTAATTAATGATCCTAATTTAGATGATAGTTTTGAGATTAATAAAGGTTTGCGTGTTGCACGAAAGTTGTTACTTGATCTTAATGAATCAGGAATGCCTGCAGGTACAGAATATTTAGACTTAATTAGCCCACAATATGTTGCCGATTTGGTGAGTTGGGGTGCAATTGGAGCGCGAACAACTGAAAGCCAAGTACATCG
It contains:
- a CDS encoding ATP phosphoribosyltransferase, translating into MSAQANKQFTTIALSKGRIFDECRELLEKIGITVAQKELDGRKLVLPTNKPDVRLLIIRATDVPTYVQYGAAELGVVGKDTLMEFSGDGIYEPLDLGIAKCQLMAAGVEGKSAGNRRMRVATKYLQSTRRYFASKGQQVELIKLYGSMELAPLLGLADCIVDLVATGSTLKANGLVATEHIADISSRLIVNKAAMKIKSATLKPLIEEFRLAVEKP